A DNA window from Stenotrophomonas sp. 57 contains the following coding sequences:
- a CDS encoding sensor histidine kinase — translation MSGRLWFFRRWRPRSLQARQMFAASVGLVAFLALAGYALDAAFADTAKANLRERLKNYATAYAAGIDFTRDRSLYIREQPPDSRFDVPGSGLYLQVVMPHGKGNSMSAEGPMLPTVGGGLLAPRQEVFEGPLPMIQIDGSQGSVYRYGLGLVWDADADPATEFPYTIYVMEDSRALGAQLRVFRSRVWFYLGGIGLILLLLQTVILQWSLRPLRRVITELTKVQRGETERMSERHPRELEPLTDSINAFIESERENLERQRNTLADLAHSLKTPIAVLRTQMDSGAGDGALREELDVQLQRMNNLVSYQLARAASSGHKLFSAPLPIESNAEEIVRGLEKVYASKGVLCEFDIDPAARFHGEPGDLQELLGNLLENAFKWANRRVLLTAQPLPAPNARRAGLMLAVDDDGPGIAPDDIGKVLQRGVRGDERVQGHGIGLSIVQDLIKDYRGELAVGRSSELGGARFEVRLPPGP, via the coding sequence ATGTCCGGCCGTCTGTGGTTCTTCCGACGCTGGCGGCCGCGCTCACTGCAGGCGCGCCAGATGTTCGCCGCGTCCGTGGGCCTGGTCGCGTTCCTGGCGCTGGCCGGTTACGCGCTCGACGCCGCCTTCGCCGATACGGCGAAGGCGAACCTGCGCGAGCGCCTGAAGAACTACGCCACCGCCTACGCGGCCGGCATCGACTTCACCCGCGACCGCTCGCTGTACATCCGCGAGCAGCCGCCGGATTCGCGCTTCGACGTTCCGGGCAGTGGCCTGTACCTGCAGGTGGTGATGCCGCACGGCAAGGGCAATTCGATGTCCGCCGAAGGCCCGATGCTGCCCACCGTGGGCGGTGGCCTGCTGGCGCCGCGCCAGGAAGTGTTCGAAGGCCCGCTGCCGATGATCCAGATCGACGGCAGCCAAGGCTCGGTGTACCGCTATGGCCTGGGCCTGGTGTGGGACGCCGACGCCGATCCCGCCACCGAATTCCCGTACACCATCTACGTGATGGAAGACTCGCGCGCGCTGGGCGCGCAGCTGCGCGTGTTCCGCAGCCGGGTCTGGTTCTACCTGGGCGGCATCGGCCTGATCCTGCTGCTGCTGCAGACCGTCATCCTGCAGTGGAGCCTGCGCCCGCTGCGCCGCGTGATCACCGAGCTGACCAAGGTGCAGCGCGGCGAGACCGAGCGCATGAGCGAGCGCCACCCGCGCGAGCTGGAACCGCTGACCGACAGCATCAACGCCTTCATTGAAAGCGAGCGCGAGAACCTCGAGCGCCAGCGCAATACCCTGGCCGACCTGGCGCACAGCCTGAAGACGCCCATCGCCGTGCTGCGCACGCAGATGGACAGCGGTGCCGGCGATGGCGCCCTGCGCGAGGAGCTGGACGTGCAGCTGCAGCGCATGAACAACCTGGTTTCGTACCAGCTGGCGCGTGCTGCATCGTCGGGCCACAAACTGTTCTCCGCGCCGCTGCCGATCGAATCCAACGCCGAGGAAATCGTGCGTGGCCTGGAGAAGGTCTACGCCTCGAAGGGTGTGCTGTGCGAATTCGACATCGACCCGGCCGCGCGCTTCCACGGCGAACCGGGTGACCTGCAGGAACTGCTCGGCAACCTGCTGGAGAACGCCTTCAAGTGGGCCAACCGCCGCGTGCTGCTGACCGCGCAGCCGCTGCCGGCACCGAACGCGCGACGTGCCGGCCTGATGCTGGCCGTGGACGACGATGGCCCGGGCATTGCCCCGGACGACATCGGCAAGGTGCTGCAGCGTGGCGTGCGCGGCGACGAGCGCGTGCAGGGCCACGGCATCGGCCTGTCGATCGTGCAGGACCTGATCAAGGATTACCGCGGCGAAC
- the dusA gene encoding tRNA dihydrouridine(20/20a) synthase DusA, which yields MPVSAITAPMTSATARYADSLRLSVAPMMDWTDRHCRVFHRVLAPGARLYTEMVHANAVIHGDRERLLGFDASEQPLALQLGGSDPALLAQAARIAAEWGYDEVNLNCGCPSDRVQAGRFGACLMREPVLVAECVAAMVDAVDIPVTVKCRLGVDEDNDYDVFAAFVDRQVAAGAAMVVVHARNAWLKGLSPKENREVPPLKYDWAYRLKQERPALPVVINGGLASIEAVQAQAAHVDGVMLGRAAYHDPYLLHQLEALHTGAPLQARGDLLRALRPYVEARLGEGLALKHITRHLLGLFHGQPGGRAFRQVLSEGAHRPGADWALVEQALAVTEREADRAAA from the coding sequence CCCCATGATGGATTGGACTGATCGCCATTGCCGCGTGTTCCATCGCGTGCTGGCGCCGGGCGCACGCCTGTACACGGAAATGGTGCACGCCAACGCGGTCATCCACGGCGATCGCGAGCGCCTGCTCGGTTTCGATGCCAGCGAACAGCCCCTGGCGCTGCAGCTGGGCGGCAGCGATCCGGCCTTGCTTGCGCAGGCCGCGCGCATTGCCGCCGAGTGGGGCTACGACGAGGTCAACCTCAACTGCGGCTGCCCCTCCGACCGCGTGCAGGCCGGGCGTTTTGGCGCCTGCCTGATGCGCGAGCCGGTGCTGGTGGCCGAGTGCGTGGCAGCGATGGTCGACGCCGTCGACATCCCGGTGACGGTGAAGTGCCGCCTGGGCGTGGACGAGGACAACGACTACGACGTGTTCGCCGCCTTCGTCGACCGCCAGGTCGCCGCCGGTGCGGCGATGGTGGTGGTGCATGCGCGCAATGCCTGGCTGAAGGGCCTGTCGCCGAAGGAGAACCGCGAGGTTCCGCCGCTGAAGTACGACTGGGCCTACCGCCTGAAGCAGGAGCGCCCGGCGCTGCCGGTGGTGATCAACGGCGGCCTGGCCAGCATCGAGGCGGTGCAGGCCCAGGCCGCGCACGTCGATGGCGTGATGCTGGGCCGCGCGGCCTACCACGACCCTTACCTGCTGCATCAGCTGGAGGCGCTGCACACCGGCGCCCCGCTGCAGGCCCGCGGCGACCTGCTGCGCGCGCTGCGTCCCTATGTGGAAGCGCGGCTGGGCGAAGGCCTGGCACTGAAGCACATCACCCGCCATCTGCTCGGCCTGTTCCACGGCCAGCCGGGGGGCCGTGCGTTCCGCCAGGTGCTTAGCGAGGGCGCACACCGCCCAGGCGCCGATTGGGCCCTGGTCGAGCAGGCGCTCGCGGTTACCGAACGCGAAGCGGATCGTGCCGCAGCGTGA
- a CDS encoding response regulator transcription factor, translated as MRILLVEDEAPLRETLAARLKREGFAVDAAQDGEEGLYMGREVPFDVGIIDLGLPKMSGMELIKALRDEGKKFPVLILTARSSWQDKVEGLKQGADDYLVKPFHVEELLARVNALLRRAAGWSKPTLECGPVALDLAAQTVSVAGSNVDLTSYEYKVLEYLMMHAGELVSKADLTEHIYQQDFDRDSNVLEVFIGRLRKKLDPDGELKPIETVRGRGYRFAIPRNEG; from the coding sequence ATGCGTATCCTTCTGGTCGAAGACGAAGCCCCGCTGCGTGAGACCCTGGCAGCCCGGCTCAAGCGCGAAGGCTTTGCCGTCGATGCTGCGCAGGACGGCGAGGAAGGCCTCTACATGGGCCGTGAAGTTCCGTTCGATGTCGGCATCATCGACCTCGGCCTGCCCAAGATGTCGGGCATGGAGCTGATCAAGGCCCTGCGTGACGAAGGCAAGAAGTTCCCGGTGCTGATCCTGACCGCGCGTTCGAGCTGGCAGGACAAGGTCGAGGGCCTGAAGCAGGGCGCCGACGATTACCTGGTCAAGCCGTTCCATGTGGAAGAGCTGCTGGCCCGCGTCAACGCGCTGCTGCGCCGCGCCGCCGGCTGGAGCAAGCCGACCCTGGAATGCGGCCCGGTCGCGCTGGACCTCGCCGCGCAGACCGTCAGCGTGGCCGGCAGCAATGTCGACCTCACCAGCTACGAGTACAAAGTGCTGGAGTACCTGATGATGCATGCCGGTGAACTGGTCTCCAAGGCCGACCTCACCGAGCACATCTACCAGCAGGACTTCGACCGCGACTCGAACGTGCTGGAAGTCTTCATTGGCCGCCTGCGCAAGAAGCTGGACCCGGATGGCGAACTGAAGCCGATCGAGACCGTGCGCGGCCGCGGTTACCGTTTCGCGATCCCGCGCAACGAGGGCTGA